ATTTCGGTTCAACTgctttttaaaaatgtgagtaaaaaagtttatttttataaaaaacaaaattactaATATATTGTTTGCAGGGGACAACACAAATCAACATTGCAGGATgaaattattcttaattttatgcAGGCTAACGAAAGTCTGGCGCGTGGATTCGCCAAAGGCGATCGTGTGGCTGCAGAAGCTAAGTGGAGCGAGCTTGCCGGTGCCTTAAACGCAATTGGTCCTCCAATTAAAGATGTTGCGGGATGGAAAAAGGTATGAATATCCTCAGAATTATGTCAAACTaatatattgtaataatatattccAGGTTTGTTGCGATTGGAAGGCCAATATTCGCAAGAAAATTGCCCAAAATAAGGCAGAGGTCAGGGCTACGAGCGGTGGTCCTTACTCCTAGCAATCGGTGACAGCCATGGAGGAGGACGTGGCGAGCGGGCTTTTTAAGATGGTCGAGGGAGCTGGTGCTCCAGCATATGGAGCACAAACCACCATGGtagaagaagagaaaaagggcatttttttgcgttgtttGCTTCTGACCAAAACACAAATCAGCTGTTTCAGCGGCAAGAAATGATGAGAAATGAAACGTTCCGATACCAAACCGATAACTCAAAACTCGTGCAAACCTGTATAagatatagagctataatttatttcgaaagttccttgttatttttgaatgcagatcaagtttgtttctaATTTTTACCATGCCCACTTCCGCAGTcgaaaatcgataaaaatcgaaaGAGCAAACAAATACTTCTGTATGGTAAATTACGTCTACTGCCATCGGGTCTTAGCTGATtgccaatttcaataaaagcaaaatagtgaaGAGGTGGTGCTGtgactaaaatataccgaaaatactactgCATTTTTAGACCCTTGACTTTTGATCTTCCCAAATCTATATACCTATTGTGCCTATTGATTTGATTGACCGTATATTAAACATGTGGGCATCCCTGTAAGGATGTTGTGATCATGGATTTCACAGGTCGTCCTGGGATAACTAgcgtaaatatatatatattatatatgttatgaACCCAAAAAACGATCACCTGCCTTCGATTAGAGTCGCATCTAATCtacgtatacgtatgtatattgaCGGGAGCTTACGAGTATCTGAATACTAATAACTCAACACttacttgaaaatttggtcttattttaattacaaaatattcctGAATGCGAAACATATGTTTCcaaatatttactttgtaaataaattgaagacACGCGAAACCAATCCTATTGTATTAAATCTCTGTGATTTTTTCGATAGATCAACAAATCTCTATTGAAACAACTGGTTAGAGAGACATCTTTTCTTTTGGTGAGCATCGAATTTTGCTATATAAGCCTGCCAACTTTCTCAATCTAATTATTAAACAGATTAACAATGCGTTTTGccttcgttttcgtttttgcgcTTATCAGCGGCCCGATCTTCGTTAGATGCGCCTCAACAGATACTACCGGGGGCTCAACTGATACCACCGGCGACTCAACAGGCTCAACGGGTTCTACCGGCAGCACAACAGGTACTACCGGCAGCTCAACAGGTACTACCGGCAGCTCGACTGGTACTACCGGTAGCTCAACGGGTACCACCGGTAGTTCAACAGGAAGCTCAACGGGTACTACTGGCAGCTCGACAGGTACCACCGGTAGCTCAACAGGCAGCTCAACGGGTACTACTGGTAGCTCAACAGGAAGCTCAACGGGTACTACCGGCAGCTCAACAGGAAGCTCAGCATCGTCAAGCACCCCAGCAGCTAGTTCTTCCACCAGTACTTCCTCTAGTCCTTCTACCACCCCATCCACAAATACTTCTTCTTCCGATACCAGTTCCAGTACCACAAACGATTCAGCGGAAGTCGAAAGACTTCGCCTATTGGAAATACTTAATCGTCTGAAAGCCCAACGTCGCCGCATGAGAAACGAGCTTCGCAAATCAAAAGCTCGTGCAGCCGCGATCCGAAGAAGACGCAATGCTGCGGCTAATAGGCGCCAAGGCCAACGCAGAGGTAGGATCAATCGCCGCGGTTGAAGGATTCagtgaatatatatgtattcaatatatgtagatagttttaaattaataaaatataaatttttcagGCACAATAATcgtgtatttttttcaaagtgtataatttattatttactcaGCACCTACTTTTAAAATAGTCCTCTTTTAATTGCGGAATTTTCATAGCATTCGCAACAtatgttttcaaatatttgctttctaaaaataatgaagCCACGCAAAGCAAATCCATACTTTAACACAAACATAGAAACACAATAGATTTCCGCCATTTTAGCACTTCTCCTCTGAGTAAATAgcacataaattattgtattctGTCAAGGCGATTTTGTAAGAAGATCAACAACTCAGTATTGAAACAACTGGTTATAGTGACATCTTTCTTGTTGATGAGCattgaattttggtatataagtCTGCCAACTTTCGTAGTCTAATCATACAGAAACATCACAATGCGTTTTACCTTCGTTTTAGTTTTTGCTCTCATCAGCGGCCCGATCGTTGCTAGATGCACCACAGCTCCGGCATCCTCTTCAACTACTCCGACATCCAGTTCTTCAACCACCCCGGCAGCCAGTTCTTCAACCACCCCGGCAGCCAGTTCTTCAAGCACTCCGGCATCCAGCTCTTCAACCTCTACGCCATCCACTTCATCAACCTCACCGTCATCCACTTCTTCCAGTAGTGATACGACCACTACTACCACTACTGCGGCCCCCACTACTGCCACCACCGCAGCCagtacttcttcttcttcttcttcttctagcACCTCAACTGTCGCAGAGGAAGAGAAAAGACTTCGTAAATTGCTTAAACGCCTGAGAGCTGATCGTCGCCACATGAGAAAAGAGCTTCGTAGATCTAGAGCTCGTGCAGCCGCGCTCCGAAGAAGGCGCAACGCTGCGGCTAATAGGCGTCAACGCCAACGCGCAAGGGCCAATAGGGCCAATCGCCGTGGTTGAAGGATCCAGTGAAACCACtcaataaacttaattttaaattaataaaatataaataatgcaagCATAATAATTGTATGTTGTTTATTAACTGATGTAATCATGGATCTTATTTAATTATCAGTCTTTTAGTAagtaggtgttcatacggccatggctatattgtctcgactgttgactCTGATGtagaatatatgcatatattttttagggACGGAGTTGGCGTCTTATGcctgatacatacatatgtacatacatttcctgttcGCACCCTTTTATCCTTTGGTTGGTGAGCATAAAAGACAACTACATTGACTTAGCTAATGATAATGGATACATATGCTTTATGTGATCCGAGATGTCTTATCGTATCGATTTTGACAATTCTAATAATGTAAAGGGTCTTATTAGTATACCTAAATAAGGAGATGCTTCAAGTTTCACTCTTAGTGTATAATTAACTCAGCACCTACTTTAAAATTAGCCTTCTTTTAATTGAGGAATATTCGCAACATGTGCAACAGatgaattaaaatacatatttgcattctaaaaatatttaagctacgcacaaaaaaattaacacttcaatacaaatacaaaaacacaatagATTTCCGCCATTTTAGCACTTTAGCACTtaaatagcaaacaaattattatatttgcattgctACATTAGTAGCCTAATTGTTGCTAGAAGCGCCACAACGGATGGCATCGCCTCCTCATCGAGCACCTCTACATCCAGTTCTTCAAGCACTTCGGCATCAAGTTCATCGAGCAATCGATCTCATGCAAGCAACATGTTCCCTCTGTTGGACATGGATGAGGaaactgatgatgatgatgaaacaATTGTAGGTGATACTAATGTCACAGTGAACAACGCAGGAGTTagcaataatgataatgatgaggCTGCTCCTGGACGTAGAGGTCATTCAAAGCCACCACAAATAGTAGTGCACACAAATAGCCTTAGTGACCTATTTGAACTCATAGATGAGGTTGCTAATAGAGACAAAGTTATCGTTAAGGTCAATCAAGGCGAAACGATAAGAATATCTCCCAAAGACAGTGATACCTACAGAGCCATTGTGGACCATATGGATAACGTTGGCTTGGAATTTCATATCTACCAAATGAAAACAGACAAGCCGTATAGAATCGTTGTAAAAAGCCTGCACCATAGCACGTTAAACAGCGACATTACGGAGAACTTCAAAACTCTTGGCTACGAAGTGCTACAAATCCACAACCCAAAATCAACGACAAATACTGACGGCAAACTCAATAGTTTCTTCATTAATGTTAACCCTTGTGCCAAATACTGTCACCGTCATCTAAACTGCGCCAGATGTGGCGCAAAATGTACGCGCTCCCCAAGATGCTTTACCTACTTGCTATCACTGCTCAGGAAGTCATATGGCCAGCTACAAAGGCTGTCAATGATTCCAGAAATTTCGGCCCCTGCTAAGGGCCAGAATAATGCAAAGCCGACGTGTCGGACGAACGTTAGGCCTCTCGAGCATTATCCCAAGCTGCAACAGGCTCGCCCTAGCACAAGATCTAAGCGTCAAGCGACGCAACAACATCACCCAACCATACGCCAATCACAGCCTGGCACTTCCAGCGGTGGTCTCTCTTATGCTGTAGTTACTAGAAGTAATGACGGACCTGCTCAGCGTCGACTCCATAATCTCCAAACGAAACAAATACTGCAACAACAAGCTATGAGCGAGCCAGCTGACACTGTTCAGACACTgttacagcagcagcagctacaatttcaaaattggcagcaacaacagcaacagcagcaattctTTCTATGgctacagcagcagaaacaggaGCAAGAACAGCAACGCAAACAAGACAACGATCGCCTGGAAAGACTGGAAAAAATGGTGCTTGACATGGCCAACATGATTTGTCAATGGTCTGGAAGTAAATTTAACTCCCAGCTCCAGTTTAACGTTCCAGAATCACAATGAATCCACTAAAGATTCTTATTTGGAATGTCAACGGCATAGCTGGAAAAGCCAAAGAGGTTGAACTCTCTGCGCACAGCAATAACGTTGACATTAGTCTGTTGTCTGAAATTAAGCTCAACCGAGGACAGACAGTTAAAATCTTTGGATATGCTTTCTATCCCGCCTACAAGCCATCGAGACACTTAACATACTACTCAAATATCAACAATTATAGTTGCTACTAGGAGATATGGAGGTTAGTGCTAGAGACTTCATTGACATACTTCGTGCTAGCGGTCAACGATATCTAATTGGCGGAGACTGGAATGCTAGACACTGGATGTGGGGTGACACATACAACTCACCCAAAGGACGCAAACTTTCAGAAGCCGTTGCTGCCTGCGGAGCCAAAGTTCTTGCTACAGGATCGCCCACAAGGTGCCCATATGTTGACAACCACACGCCTACCTGCATTGACTTTGCATTATATCATGGAATTCCTGATTTGctgataaatataaaacatagcTGGGACCATAATTCAGATCACCTTGAGTTAGCCTCACAAGGGAAGCCAAACAGCTTCATGCAGCTTCAACGGAACAGGTCAGGATTACGCAACACCATCTACAGACGGCTCTGTCACTTCCCATTAAGCCATTGAGAACTGAAGAGATATGTGACGCCATCAAATCgttaaataccaaataagcACCTGGCATAGATAGGATATGCCATCGCACGTTGAAGGTTTTGCCAATGAAGGCTATCCTCtctattgcaaacattttcaatgccATGCTAAGAGTGCAGGTGTTTCCAAAGCAGTGGAAGATGGCTACGATTGTGATGATTCATAAACCACGCAAACCTGAAGCTGAAACAGAATCCTATCGGTCAATAAGCCTACTCCCATCGTTATCGAAGGTATTTCAACGACTTATTGCCAATAGACTCTATGATGTCATGAGAGAGCGTCACATCTGGCCGGAGCACCAGTTTGGTTTTCGCGAAGGGCACAGTACAGTGGAACAAATTCACAGGCTGTCAAAACATATCCTACAAGCGTTTGACGACCTAGAGTACTGCAACGCAGTCTTTATATGCAACAAGCCTTCGACAGAGTATGGCACGATGGCCTTctgtgtaaaataaaaatgctgctACCTTCTCCATTCTATGGAATTTTAAAATCGTATATGGATAGACGCGAATTCAAGGTCAGAGTTAGAGACTCATTTTCTACAACATGCCACATGAGAGCTGGAGTCCCGCAGGGTAGTGTTCTAGGACCATTGCTGTACTCCTTATACACCTATGACCTACCCATCCCAATGGGTGCATATATGGAAGATCCCTCCAAGGCTCTCATTGCAACTTATGCGGACGACATTGCTGTATTATACAACTCTCCAAGCCGAGTAGAAGCTGCAAACGGACTCCAAGGATACCTGGATAGCTTGGCAGCTTGGTGCAGAAGGTGGAATCTGAAGGTCAATTCCACAAAAACAGTAAACCCATGTTTTACTCTGAAAAGATTAATCTCCACCACTCCAGCTATTCGCTTCGAAGGCGTGACACTGGAACAACCTACTTCTGTCAAATATCTTGGTATCGTTCTAGACAAGAGACTCACTTTTACGCCACACTTAAAAACTGTCACCAAGAACTGTGGCCAAAGGCTACAGAAATTGCGCTGGCTACTCATCAAAAGAAGCAAAATGTCTCTTCGAGCAAAGAGAACAGTATACGTACATTCCATAGTGCACCCAATCGTAAACTTCACATAAACTCCTTAAACTAATATGAGGTTTGGcccaaataaatacattttttatctgtGTTGTTATAGTATTATTTTCTTCCTGCTGTACTGGTTCGATACTCAATAATGAAGctaattatttgaaaaactaaaaaaaaaaaaagttccaGTACCACAAACGATTTAGCGGAAGTCGAAAGACTTCGCCTAAGGGAAATACTCGTCTGAAAGCTCAGCGTCGCCGCATGACGCAAATCAAGAGCTCGTGCAGCCGCGATCTGAAGAAGGCGCAATGCTGCGGCAATCGCCGTGGATGAGGGATTCAGTAAGGGCAGTCAATATagatgaaattatattaataaaatatactaataatgCAAGcataattattgttgtttttaatcaattgCTATACCGATCTACATAATATTATGACTATCTGccgataaatatattacatcaTTGGAGGAGTCTTTTAAGAGTACATGTGAATATAAAACTTAGTTTACCAGAAGTGCGATCTTAATTATAAGCAACAGGCAAATGAGCTGACCATGAGATATCCgttatattcaatattcaattaaattttaatagtgCAAAGGTTATATTATCTTTGAAATATACAGAATTGGTcttccaaaaatatacaaaactttACCATAGATGTtctaatataccagattttcaacCAACTTAATTAATGGCTTCATTGGCaattatttcttcaataacttttaagtttttatcCGATTGCATCCACATTTTCAGAAGTCATAATTGTTGTGCCAAAAATATCTTTTCTATTCTCTGTTTTAGCGTGGGCCGAAGTGCCGTCAgcaaatctaaaaaaaatgatCAATTTCGACAAGCTTATAAAATCCATTAATCCTTGATAAACATTTCTACAATCATACGAGTACCTGAATACGGCGTACTtcatgtttaatatatttatttatttatttatatgttaattattatacagaataatataataactaaaagaaaggGAGTGCTAGCAACTAAGGCCATCGACTCGACAGTTAATTTAtatgttgtttaataatttggtGATGTCTAGGAATTTAATTAGTAGTTTAACATTATTGTGAGTAGGTAAGGTAAGAAGAGAGGTGGGTTGCATTTGCCGAAATAGGCGGATCCTCGTGTTAATAAGTTGCGGACAGGTATCTAATATGTGTTGCATTGATAATTCTCCCCCGCACTTGGGGCATCTGGGCTTAGATTTTCCTTTTAGTAGGTGCTCGTGGGTTAAGGCAGTGTGACCAGTTCTGAGCCGGCATGGCAGATTTTCAACCAACTTAATTAAGGGCTTCATTGACaattatttcttcaataacttttaagtttttatcCGATTGCAACCACATGTTCAGAAGTCATAAAGTCAGTAGTCATAATTGTTGTACGAAAAATATCTTTGCTATTCTCTGTTTTTGCGTGGGCCGAAGTGCCGTCAGccaatctaaaaaaaaaatgatcgATTTCGACAAGCTTATAAAAGCCGTTAATCCTTGATAAACATTTCTACGATCATACGAGTACCTGAATACGGCGTACTTCATGTTTAATATAAAGTGTATAGTTAATTAAAACTCAGTAGCTACTTTAAAATGTAGTCTTCTCTTAATTATGGAAAATTCCTAGCATGCgcaatatatgtttttaaataattgctttCAAAACAACTAAAAGCCGCCCAAAACAAATCCATATTTCAACACGG
This is a stretch of genomic DNA from Drosophila albomicans strain 15112-1751.03 chromosome 3, ASM965048v2, whole genome shotgun sequence. It encodes these proteins:
- the LOC127565391 gene encoding period circadian protein-like; protein product: MRFAFVFVFALISGPIFVRCASTDTTGGSTDTTGDSTGSTGSTGSTTGTTGSSTGTTGSSTGTTGSSTGTTGSSTGSSTGTTGSSTGTTGSSTGSSTGTTGSSTGSSTGTTGSSTGSSASSSTPAASSSTSTSSSPSTTPSTNTSSSDTSSTSTSSSSSSSSTSTVAEEEKRLRKLLKRLRADRRHMRKELRRSRARAAALRRRRNAAANRRQRQRARANRANRRG